In Methanobrevibacter arboriphilus JCM 13429 = DSM 1125, a single window of DNA contains:
- a CDS encoding U32 family peptidase, with the protein MVELLSPAGNFISLRAALENGADSVYIGLADNNMRANVSNFSLKNVEEAVDMVKEYSSKLYLCTNTIMKEEDIKKLEFDLELIKEYEVDALIVSDIGLAQLAHDVGINPHMSVQENISNTYALRTLKKLGVTRAILSRELNIWEIQNIAKNSPIETEIFIHGAMCMAVSGRCFLSYGLYGKSANCGECLQPCRKDWKLSIAQDENSDFFYEDDEDSSFILKTSKNNSSHYHLDNINDTYNKNTISSINSITPKTSFISPNDMAMIDYIPQLIATGVDAFKIEGRARGPDYVATTTRVYREAIDSVENGSFIFKDSWMEDLKKVFNRGFDTGFYFDIPYEISNQNKSEYTKKDIAKVVNYYSKIGVAELQLWDDLNIGDEILVQGKTTGSITQKIESMEINGKFVEYCKKGNNVAVAIDEKVRPNDFVYKLITRDFNE; encoded by the coding sequence ATGGTAGAATTATTATCTCCTGCAGGTAATTTCATATCTTTAAGAGCAGCTCTTGAAAATGGAGCTGATTCGGTTTATATTGGATTGGCTGATAATAATATGAGGGCTAATGTTTCTAATTTTTCTCTTAAAAATGTTGAAGAAGCTGTGGATATGGTTAAGGAATATTCTTCAAAACTATATCTTTGTACAAATACTATAATGAAAGAGGAGGATATTAAAAAACTTGAATTTGATTTAGAGTTGATTAAAGAGTATGAAGTTGATGCTTTAATTGTTTCTGATATTGGACTTGCTCAATTAGCTCATGATGTTGGTATTAATCCTCATATGAGTGTTCAGGAGAATATTTCTAATACTTATGCTCTTAGAACCTTGAAGAAGTTAGGTGTTACTCGTGCTATTCTTTCTCGTGAGTTGAATATTTGGGAAATTCAAAACATAGCTAAAAACTCTCCTATTGAAACAGAGATTTTTATTCATGGAGCTATGTGTATGGCTGTTTCTGGAAGGTGTTTTTTAAGTTATGGCTTGTATGGTAAAAGTGCAAACTGTGGTGAGTGTTTACAGCCTTGTAGAAAGGATTGGAAATTATCTATTGCTCAAGATGAAAATTCTGATTTTTTCTATGAGGATGATGAGGATTCTTCTTTTATTTTAAAAACTTCTAAAAATAATTCTTCACATTATCATTTAGATAATATTAATGATACTTATAATAAAAATACTATTTCTTCTATTAATTCTATTACTCCAAAAACTAGCTTTATTTCACCGAATGATATGGCTATGATAGATTATATTCCTCAATTAATAGCTACAGGTGTAGATGCTTTTAAAATTGAAGGAAGAGCTCGTGGTCCTGATTATGTAGCTACTACAACAAGAGTTTATAGAGAAGCTATTGATTCTGTTGAAAATGGAAGTTTTATTTTTAAAGATAGTTGGATGGAAGATTTAAAAAAGGTGTTTAACCGTGGTTTTGACACTGGTTTTTATTTTGATATTCCTTATGAGATAAGTAATCAAAACAAGTCAGAATATACTAAAAAGGATATAGCTAAAGTTGTAAATTATTATTCTAAAATTGGTGTGGCTGAACTTCAATTATGGGATGATTTAAATATTGGTGACGAGATTCTAGTTCAAGGTAAAACTACTGGCTCTATAACTCAGAAGATTGAATCTATGGAAATTAATGGAAAGTTTGTTGAATATTGTAAAAAAGGTAATAATGTGGCTGTAGCTATTGATGAAAAGGTTAGGCCTAATGATTTTGTTTATAAACTTATTACAAGAGATTTTAATGAGTAA
- a CDS encoding HVO_A0114 family putative DNA-binding protein, whose protein sequence is MIKIKLIKEKNGAKLIKEFQEMYGSIEALERAFKRDPENVKLYMDLTDWEYFQNHPKEQIKETEIIYAEKSNIDMLELELMGLIKNEHPKSISELAKIANKDISSVQKKIKNLNENGLIKIKEGNKNSKIPIVNYDKIEIAI, encoded by the coding sequence ATGATAAAAATAAAATTAATAAAAGAAAAAAATGGTGCAAAATTAATAAAAGAATTTCAAGAAATGTATGGTTCTATAGAAGCACTTGAACGAGCATTTAAAAGAGATCCAGAAAATGTTAAACTTTATATGGACTTAACTGATTGGGAATACTTTCAAAACCATCCAAAAGAACAAATAAAAGAAACAGAAATAATATATGCTGAAAAATCTAATATAGATATGTTAGAGTTAGAATTAATGGGATTAATAAAAAATGAACACCCTAAATCTATTAGTGAACTTGCAAAAATAGCTAATAAAGATATTTCTAGTGTTCAGAAAAAAATAAAAAACTTAAATGAAAATGGATTAATAAAAATAAAAGAAGGAAATAAAAACAGTAAAATACCAATTGTCAACTATGATAAAATAGAAATAGCTATTTAA
- a CDS encoding 2TM domain-containing protein, with amino-acid sequence MSITNTSYQKAKIIVEETRRLYLQIILLVGIFLFIIVRTIISRNFLLMPSFTFVGENVSFSPELSIIQSPFFIFAYVAVIFSIFIVFRYIKLYNLKRKFRSGEKGIKKLKKYMKTDKIPNKEEVDNKFDEDKNKAKRKFYILVIRVVVLNFVLYYVFTNYISNSFLFFNIILPFSILTLIYRYLLLFHSDKKFLGEKWENEKIEYYISEFN; translated from the coding sequence ATGTCTATTACTAACACTAGCTATCAAAAAGCTAAAATTATTGTCGAAGAAACTAGAAGACTTTATCTACAGATTATTCTACTTGTTGGAATATTTTTGTTTATTATAGTTAGAACAATTATAAGTAGAAATTTTCTATTAATGCCATCATTTACATTTGTAGGTGAGAATGTTTCTTTTTCTCCTGAGTTATCAATTATACAATCTCCATTTTTTATTTTTGCTTATGTTGCTGTTATTTTTTCAATATTTATAGTTTTTAGATATATTAAGCTATATAATCTTAAGAGAAAATTTAGAAGTGGTGAAAAAGGAATTAAAAAGCTTAAAAAGTATATGAAAACTGATAAAATTCCTAATAAAGAAGAAGTTGATAATAAGTTCGATGAAGATAAAAATAAAGCAAAGAGAAAGTTTTATATTTTAGTTATTAGAGTTGTTGTTTTGAATTTTGTATTATATTATGTTTTCACTAATTATATTTCTAACTCATTTTTATTCTTTAATATAATTTTACCATTTTCTATATTAACTTTAATATATCGATATTTATTGTTGTTTCACTCTGATAAGAAATTTTTAGGTGAAAAATGGGAAAATGAAAAAATAGAATATTATATTTCGGAATTTAATTAA
- a CDS encoding metallophosphoesterase family protein, translating to MKFAHLSDTHLGYRQYGLIEREDDFYNVFNEIVDKIIDERVDFVIHSGDLFEIAKPSPNALLIFQEGLMKIKESGIPFFAIAGNHDTILRQNALPPQILFKKLGLTLISPNNPIVNSSFLRENDIFIGGTPYISKSQTPLLKSLLNDLSKKSEGFSKRILVAHQGIDKYIPFDYELEISDIPTSFNYYAMGHVHNRIIDDFGQGKLVYPGSTEIWRSNEAIDYKKNGKGFYIVDTSENDAENRFDVDPINIELPREFISKNIEYGKLDSELNSLGSYISSLNNKPILNITIEKGNFNTSDVYKKLNNILSKITLMFRPTFRNEELIIEERYIKDNTSLEPKDLLVESLKSFDNEDISNLAVDLLGSLSKDKFEDSQKIADLFYEEYFGQYETEFKKIMKQESKNKKDDKNKLNSKNKSHSKNKSNNENKSNHKNINNNNSNENIKDSDEKFKQTTIDFK from the coding sequence ATGAAATTTGCTCATTTATCTGATACTCATTTAGGATATCGCCAATATGGATTAATTGAAAGGGAAGATGATTTCTATAATGTATTTAATGAAATTGTTGATAAAATAATTGATGAGAGAGTTGACTTTGTAATTCATAGTGGTGATTTGTTTGAAATAGCAAAACCATCTCCAAACGCACTTCTTATTTTTCAAGAAGGTTTAATGAAAATTAAAGAGTCAGGAATTCCATTTTTTGCCATTGCTGGAAATCATGACACTATATTACGTCAAAATGCTCTTCCACCACAAATCCTTTTTAAAAAGCTTGGTCTTACTCTTATTAGTCCAAATAATCCTATTGTTAATAGTTCTTTTTTAAGGGAAAATGATATTTTTATTGGAGGTACTCCCTATATTTCAAAATCTCAAACACCTCTTTTAAAATCTCTGCTCAATGATTTATCTAAAAAAAGTGAAGGGTTTTCAAAAAGAATATTAGTTGCTCATCAAGGAATTGATAAATATATTCCTTTTGATTATGAGCTTGAAATTTCAGATATTCCAACTTCTTTTAATTATTATGCTATGGGCCATGTTCATAATAGAATTATTGATGATTTTGGCCAAGGAAAATTAGTTTATCCAGGTTCTACAGAAATTTGGAGGTCTAATGAAGCTATTGATTATAAAAAAAATGGAAAAGGTTTTTATATAGTTGATACTAGTGAAAATGATGCTGAAAATAGATTTGATGTTGATCCAATTAATATTGAACTTCCAAGAGAGTTTATATCTAAAAATATTGAATATGGAAAATTAGATTCAGAACTTAATTCTTTGGGAAGCTATATTTCTTCTTTAAACAATAAACCTATTTTAAATATTACTATAGAAAAGGGTAATTTTAATACATCTGATGTTTATAAAAAATTAAATAATATTCTATCAAAGATTACTTTAATGTTTAGACCTACTTTTAGGAATGAAGAATTAATAATAGAAGAGAGATATATTAAGGATAATACTTCTCTTGAACCAAAAGATTTATTGGTTGAATCTCTTAAATCTTTTGATAATGAGGACATTTCTAATTTAGCTGTTGATCTTTTAGGCTCATTGTCTAAAGACAAATTTGAAGATTCTCAAAAAATTGCTGATTTGTTTTATGAAGAGTATTTTGGTCAATATGAGACTGAATTTAAAAAAATAATGAAACAAGAGTCTAAAAATAAGAAAGATGATAAGAATAAATTAAATAGTAAAAACAAATCCCACAGTAAAAACAAATCCAATAATGAAAATAAGTCTAATCATAAAAATATTAACAATAATAATAGTAACGAAAATATAAAAGATTCTGATGAGAAATTTAAACAGACAACCATTGATTTCAAATAA
- a CDS encoding GNAT family N-acetyltransferase — protein sequence MIIEKANLNDLDEILDLQKLSYINEAELYNDNSIEPLNQTIDEIREEFQKGIILKSFDYEYGIVGSIRAIKSNNNIMIRKLIVHPDFQNMGIGKKLLSAIESYYISLYSNIDFYLFTGYKSSKNLYLYRKCGYKEFKTEKISENFGFVHFKKKSNDIYI from the coding sequence ATGATTATTGAAAAAGCTAATTTAAATGATTTAGATGAAATTTTGGATTTGCAGAAATTATCCTATATTAATGAGGCAGAGCTTTATAATGATAATTCAATTGAACCTTTAAATCAGACGATTGATGAAATTAGAGAAGAATTTCAAAAAGGAATTATTTTAAAATCTTTTGATTATGAATATGGAATTGTAGGTTCTATAAGAGCTATTAAATCTAATAATAATATAATGATTAGAAAACTTATTGTTCATCCTGATTTTCAAAATATGGGTATTGGGAAAAAACTACTGAGTGCTATTGAGAGTTATTATATAAGTTTATATTCTAATATTGATTTTTATCTATTTACAGGTTATAAAAGTTCTAAAAATTTATATCTATATAGAAAGTGTGGATATAAAGAATTTAAAACTGAAAAGATATCAGAAAATTTTGGCTTTGTTCACTTTAAGAAGAAAAGTAACGATATTTATATTTAA
- a CDS encoding AAA family ATPase, whose protein sequence is MIFTRLTLKDFKSHKDSVIDFKPGISIIVGENGAGKSSILDGISFALFKQFNGKINDLVRITKNKHSHELMSVSLEFISNGKEYIVNRTRGSTSKAELIVKDSDGGSTKISSGDSSVNKEIQTILEMDGELFLNAIYIQQGEIANLISKSPSEKKKLIGRLLGVESLEKAWKNSLPLINIYENQKSELDGRTASSLDLNNDLKNKKIIFEEIKIKGNGIEKEIKELEQLKSLKANEKLEMEKSKSTFDKLNTQLINENENTRRVINERKKLQEQLENLKNKEKEMLSLEKFSNKLPIYLEFLESVNNLEHLTKDRDNYEEKLANIRKQKNIIKNEEEGYNHYLQVQEKLNVYNDRKSKLESELGIIKELEKNRSDIKKEFYENIALIENFFNETSKSLNIDFSTFENSKIDFSNYDKEEIDFSNQKNFKEISNNFKDLKRIIIDFKIEAESKIKEIDSKSNNISKKVSGLEEGINSAKEPLLEIKKVDNQCPICKSDITEEKKNNLIDSYNNKIKFNQESIDKFNNELKKISNEKSIFKTKLDEINSVEKDIQIKYKYYEIAKKELEKISDIDVKLKTYEDTRDKLDNVLLSIKDQNKLQKISKESYDKYVHASGSLDVLGKEYDTKDKLRELERSIDIEVEKLKVAMSKDSYLSPDIRKEDLKNRIDDLRDKDKIYNQLKGEIVQLPILESQIKNKSDEFDTIRSKVDNIENNIKACNYSKNKYENVVFTYERSEEKLKILNKEINEIKGKATQIISDIENLTVKLTQNDILKEKLENITDYLKLLKDIRELFSKDGIQKDLRNRSKPLIQKNTKEFFEQFNFNYSDLKIDEDYNISVFGPEGESKLDMVSGGEKIAIALALRLGITKAMSKGNIETILLDEPTIHLDSFRRHELIYLLRQMSSLPQMIIVTHDSELENAADNIIKVEKNDGISKINVMSNVISE, encoded by the coding sequence ATGATTTTTACAAGATTAACTCTCAAAGACTTTAAATCTCATAAAGATTCTGTTATTGATTTTAAACCAGGTATTAGTATTATAGTTGGAGAAAATGGAGCTGGTAAGTCAAGCATTCTTGATGGTATAAGTTTTGCACTCTTTAAACAATTCAATGGTAAAATTAATGATTTAGTTAGGATTACTAAGAATAAACATTCTCATGAATTAATGTCAGTAAGTTTAGAATTTATTTCCAATGGAAAGGAGTATATTGTAAATAGAACTCGTGGAAGTACTTCAAAGGCAGAGCTTATAGTTAAGGATTCTGATGGAGGTAGCACTAAAATTTCTTCTGGGGATTCTTCAGTTAATAAGGAAATTCAGACAATTCTAGAAATGGATGGTGAGTTATTTTTAAATGCAATATATATCCAACAAGGAGAGATAGCTAACTTAATAAGTAAATCTCCCTCTGAAAAAAAGAAATTGATTGGAAGACTTCTTGGTGTTGAAAGTCTTGAAAAGGCTTGGAAAAATAGCCTCCCTTTAATTAATATTTATGAAAACCAAAAGTCAGAATTGGATGGTCGTACTGCATCTTCATTAGATTTAAATAATGATTTAAAAAACAAAAAAATAATTTTTGAAGAAATTAAAATTAAAGGTAATGGTATTGAAAAGGAAATTAAAGAATTAGAGCAATTAAAATCTTTAAAGGCAAACGAAAAATTAGAAATGGAAAAATCTAAATCTACTTTTGATAAATTAAACACTCAACTCATTAATGAAAATGAAAATACAAGAAGGGTAATTAATGAGAGAAAAAAACTACAGGAACAGCTTGAAAATCTTAAAAATAAGGAAAAAGAAATGTTAAGTTTGGAGAAATTTTCAAATAAGCTTCCTATTTATCTTGAATTTTTAGAATCTGTTAATAATCTTGAGCATCTTACAAAAGATCGAGATAATTATGAAGAAAAATTAGCTAATATAAGAAAACAAAAAAATATTATTAAAAATGAGGAAGAAGGTTATAATCATTATTTACAAGTTCAAGAGAAGTTAAATGTTTATAATGATAGAAAATCAAAGCTTGAGAGTGAATTAGGAATAATTAAAGAACTTGAAAAAAATAGATCTGATATTAAAAAGGAATTCTATGAAAATATTGCCTTAATCGAAAATTTTTTTAATGAGACTTCTAAATCATTAAATATTGATTTTTCTACCTTTGAAAATTCGAAAATTGATTTTTCTAATTATGATAAAGAAGAAATTGATTTTTCTAATCAGAAGAATTTCAAAGAAATTTCTAATAATTTTAAAGATCTTAAAAGAATAATCATTGATTTTAAAATTGAAGCTGAAAGTAAAATTAAAGAAATTGATAGTAAATCTAATAATATTTCAAAAAAGGTTTCTGGATTAGAAGAAGGTATTAATTCTGCTAAAGAGCCACTTTTAGAGATTAAAAAAGTTGATAATCAGTGTCCTATCTGTAAATCTGATATCACAGAGGAAAAGAAAAATAATTTAATTGATTCTTATAATAATAAAATTAAATTTAATCAAGAATCTATTGATAAGTTTAATAATGAATTAAAGAAGATTTCTAATGAAAAATCTATTTTTAAAACTAAACTTGATGAGATAAATTCTGTTGAAAAAGATATTCAAATAAAATACAAGTATTATGAAATAGCTAAAAAAGAGCTTGAAAAAATAAGTGATATTGATGTTAAATTAAAAACTTATGAAGATACAAGGGATAAGCTAGATAATGTATTATTATCAATTAAAGATCAAAATAAATTACAAAAAATCTCAAAAGAAAGTTATGATAAGTATGTTCATGCTTCAGGATCTCTTGATGTATTAGGTAAAGAATATGATACAAAAGACAAGTTAAGAGAATTAGAAAGAAGTATTGATATTGAAGTTGAAAAATTAAAAGTAGCTATGAGTAAAGATTCTTATTTATCTCCAGATATTAGAAAAGAAGATTTGAAAAATCGGATTGATGATTTAAGAGATAAAGACAAGATTTATAATCAACTAAAAGGAGAAATTGTTCAATTACCAATTTTAGAATCTCAAATAAAAAATAAAAGTGATGAATTTGATACAATTCGTTCTAAAGTTGATAATATTGAAAATAATATTAAGGCTTGTAACTATAGTAAAAATAAATATGAAAATGTTGTTTTTACTTATGAAAGATCTGAAGAAAAGTTAAAAATCTTGAATAAAGAAATAAATGAGATTAAAGGTAAAGCTACTCAGATTATTTCTGATATTGAAAATTTGACTGTAAAATTGACTCAAAATGATATTCTTAAAGAAAAGTTAGAAAATATTACTGATTATCTTAAACTTTTAAAAGATATAAGGGAACTTTTCAGTAAAGATGGGATTCAAAAAGATTTAAGGAATCGTTCCAAGCCTCTTATTCAAAAAAATACTAAAGAATTCTTTGAACAATTTAATTTTAATTATTCTGATTTAAAAATTGATGAAGATTATAATATTTCAGTGTTTGGTCCAGAAGGAGAAAGTAAATTAGACATGGTTAGTGGTGGAGAAAAAATTGCTATTGCTCTTGCACTTAGGTTAGGTATTACAAAAGCTATGTCTAAAGGTAATATTGAAACAATACTTCTCGATGAACCAACAATCCATTTAGATAGCTTTAGAAGGCATGAGTTGATTTATCTTTTAAGACAGATGTCTTCTCTTCCTCAGATGATTATTGTAACTCATGATAGTGAGCTTGAAAATGCAGCAGATAATATTATAAAAGTTGAAAAAAATGATGGAATATCTAAAATCAATGTAATGTCTAATGTTATTTCAGAATAA
- a CDS encoding helicase HerA-like domain-containing protein, with amino-acid sequence MIIGRCVGENSLIDVNFVSKEMPKVGEYVSLKYDGKVILGMIESLIRGSVSLNGDIYDPNTIEKIREIEGKDYYIKGNIRILGDVDDNLRIPRTPAPPGTEIQVANEKVLRKIFKLDNGLKIGNLISQEDVEVKLNINNMVSRHLAILAMTGAGKSNTVSVLIDGLLEYNGCILIFDMHGEYIDAEFKNGAVNPIDPIINPIYMSFSEIKGLANIPSSAYIQERYFREAYKEANAIVSSGESDTRDFLEIMRRVLEKWYNTEIFRGKEINSSEKAKIMDVINKMDDLKTKYDNLLNINGSNILSELKLGVANVIDLGQTDESAAEVIVSHILRNALKSRKAAIHKKEENFYEKHLNFPVFFIMEEAHILAPKNRNPSSKYWISRVAREGRKFGLGLCLVSQSPKSVDPDALSQANNMIILRLVEPQDQRHVQSASESLSEDLVKQLPSLNVGEAIVLGLMVKVPTLVKIDEFKGRTVGDDINIIDQWQSIKDKELNDIKDQEDEFKQLGGNY; translated from the coding sequence ATGATAATTGGACGATGTGTTGGTGAAAATTCTCTTATTGATGTTAATTTTGTTTCTAAAGAGATGCCTAAAGTAGGGGAATATGTATCTTTAAAATATGATGGAAAAGTTATTTTAGGCATGATTGAATCTCTTATTAGAGGTAGTGTTTCGCTTAATGGTGATATTTATGATCCAAATACAATTGAAAAAATAAGAGAAATTGAAGGTAAAGATTATTATATAAAAGGTAATATTCGAATTCTTGGGGATGTTGATGATAATCTTAGAATTCCAAGAACACCTGCACCTCCAGGAACTGAAATACAAGTTGCTAATGAAAAAGTTTTAAGAAAGATTTTTAAGCTTGATAATGGATTAAAAATCGGAAATCTCATTAGTCAGGAAGATGTTGAAGTAAAACTCAATATAAACAATATGGTTTCAAGACATTTAGCTATACTTGCAATGACTGGAGCTGGAAAATCTAACACAGTTTCTGTTCTTATTGATGGTTTACTTGAATATAATGGATGTATTCTTATATTTGATATGCATGGTGAATATATTGATGCTGAATTTAAAAATGGTGCTGTTAATCCAATTGATCCAATTATAAATCCTATATATATGTCTTTTAGTGAAATAAAAGGTTTAGCTAATATCCCAAGTTCTGCTTATATCCAAGAAAGATACTTTAGAGAAGCTTATAAAGAAGCAAATGCTATTGTTAGTTCTGGTGAATCTGATACTAGAGATTTTCTTGAGATTATGAGACGAGTTCTTGAAAAATGGTATAATACAGAAATTTTCCGTGGAAAAGAAATAAATTCATCTGAAAAAGCAAAAATTATGGATGTAATAAATAAAATGGATGATTTAAAAACAAAATATGATAATCTATTGAATATTAATGGATCTAATATTTTATCAGAGTTAAAATTAGGAGTAGCTAATGTAATTGATTTAGGACAAACTGATGAATCTGCAGCTGAGGTTATTGTTAGTCATATATTACGAAATGCTTTAAAGAGCAGAAAAGCAGCTATACATAAAAAGGAAGAAAATTTCTATGAAAAACATCTTAATTTTCCAGTTTTTTTCATCATGGAAGAAGCACATATTTTAGCTCCTAAGAATCGTAATCCTTCATCTAAGTATTGGATAAGTAGAGTTGCAAGAGAAGGGAGAAAGTTTGGTCTTGGTTTGTGTCTTGTTAGTCAAAGTCCAAAGTCTGTTGATCCTGATGCTCTTTCTCAAGCTAACAATATGATAATTCTTAGACTTGTTGAACCTCAAGATCAGAGACATGTTCAATCAGCTAGTGAAAGTCTAAGTGAAGATCTTGTAAAACAATTACCTTCTTTAAATGTAGGTGAAGCTATAGTTTTAGGTTTGATGGTAAAAGTTCCAACTCTTGTTAAAATTGATGAATTTAAAGGTAGAACTGTTGGTGATGATATTAATATTATTGATCAATGGCAATCAATTAAAGATAAGGAATTAAATGACATAAAAGACCAGGAAGATGAATTTAAACAATTAGGCGGAAATTATTAA
- a CDS encoding TetR/AcrR family transcriptional regulator — translation MEKITTKEKIFNVSIDLFSKKGYNQVSMRELATEVGIKEASIYYHYSKKEDILDSIFEYFINRMSIAESSEEQLDQLLKISPNELYHFGSESVKHQFSSLKMIKILRLIFIEVYHNDKIRKFFIDELLNTPIKFWTLLFKNFMDKKIIKPSNPKELAENYYTFGMFKMFEAVILNFPDDNEEIDLDPIFDKIEGHFNFIMNSVIIEKNNIITDDENSNIGG, via the coding sequence ATGGAAAAAATTACAACTAAAGAAAAAATATTTAATGTATCCATAGACTTATTTTCTAAAAAAGGTTACAATCAAGTATCTATGAGGGAACTAGCTACTGAAGTTGGAATAAAAGAAGCTTCTATTTATTATCATTACTCAAAAAAAGAAGATATTTTAGATTCAATTTTTGAATACTTTATTAATAGAATGAGTATAGCTGAATCATCAGAAGAACAGTTGGATCAATTATTAAAGATTAGTCCAAATGAATTATATCATTTTGGCTCTGAATCTGTTAAACATCAATTCAGTTCTTTAAAAATGATAAAAATTTTAAGATTAATCTTTATTGAAGTATATCATAATGATAAGATTAGAAAATTCTTTATTGATGAGCTTTTAAATACTCCTATTAAATTTTGGACTTTGCTTTTTAAAAATTTCATGGATAAAAAAATTATAAAGCCTAGTAATCCTAAAGAATTAGCTGAAAATTATTATACTTTTGGAATGTTTAAAATGTTTGAAGCAGTTATATTGAATTTTCCCGATGATAATGAAGAAATTGATTTAGACCCAATTTTTGATAAAATTGAAGGTCATTTTAATTTTATTATGAATTCTGTTATTATAGAAAAAAATAATATTATAACTGATGATGAAAATTCTAATATAGGAGGCTAG
- a CDS encoding cation diffusion facilitator family transporter, producing MKEDKNDNFKLSDNKEVLKLDDSHIHDFEYHKAAKNISFAFFLNIIFMFVVAVGAIYTNSMAILADLLHGLSDTIALGFSWIFQRFSEKEEDEKFTYGYRRFSLLGAIITSSIVIIGSVLILLESFSRIFAPVEPHASGMVLVAIFAIFLKALSVWKLRDSRTLNERAVSIHLIGDLMGWIALLGVGVVLIFFNIPILDVLLSIAITIWMIYNLVKTLFYSFKILLLEAPGNVNQDTLKRDILSIEGIDDIVKFYLWSLDNQKNILTVKINLKDDLKVSDTEKIKKSLNNLCSLHGIEDINIEFIKK from the coding sequence ATGAAAGAAGATAAAAACGATAATTTTAAGTTATCTGATAATAAAGAAGTCTTAAAATTAGATGATAGTCATATTCATGATTTTGAGTATCATAAAGCAGCTAAGAATATTTCATTTGCATTTTTCTTAAACATTATATTCATGTTTGTAGTTGCTGTTGGGGCTATTTATACAAATAGTATGGCTATCTTAGCTGATCTTCTACATGGGTTAAGTGATACTATTGCTCTTGGTTTTTCTTGGATTTTTCAAAGATTCTCTGAAAAAGAAGAGGATGAAAAATTTACTTATGGTTATAGGCGTTTTTCTCTTCTTGGAGCTATAATTACTTCTTCTATCGTTATTATTGGTTCTGTTCTAATTCTCCTTGAATCATTTTCAAGAATTTTTGCTCCTGTTGAGCCTCATGCTTCTGGAATGGTTCTTGTAGCTATTTTTGCAATATTTTTAAAAGCATTAAGTGTTTGGAAGCTACGAGATTCTAGAACTTTAAATGAAAGAGCTGTTTCAATTCATCTTATTGGAGATTTAATGGGTTGGATCGCTCTTTTAGGTGTTGGTGTAGTTTTAATATTCTTTAATATTCCTATATTGGATGTTTTATTATCTATAGCTATTACTATATGGATGATTTATAATTTAGTTAAAACATTATTTTATAGTTTTAAAATACTTCTTCTAGAAGCTCCAGGAAATGTTAACCAAGATACTTTAAAGAGAGATATTTTATCTATTGAAGGCATTGATGATATAGTTAAGTTTTATCTATGGAGTTTGGATAATCAAAAGAATATTTTAACTGTTAAAATAAATCTTAAGGATGATTTGAAAGTTTCTGATACTGAAAAGATTAAAAAATCATTGAATAATTTATGTTCATTACATGGAATTGAAGATATTAACATAGAATTTATTAAGAAGTAA